A window of Arthrobacter dokdonellae genomic DNA:
GGCCCCGGCCGTGGGTTTGAATGGGTTTTGCACGCCACCTCTTTACATGCGACTAAATTTTTTAATTCTTTTATATATTCGATCCTAGCCGGTCAAACAGACACGGTCCAGAGGCCCACCGCTCCCCCAGCCGCCCGGGCGCCACTCAGGGCCCGGTACTCCTAAAGCTGGCTCGGGGTGCCAGGTAAGCATCAGCGGGTGTCTTGAAAAGCTTGAGCTTCCCAAGGCACCTCCTTACTCCACGGTTCTCCTCGACCAATCGCCTAGATTTCAAGCAAGCGCGGCGACTTCGAAGGTCATCTCTACAGACCCATGCCTCAATTCCCATAGCCAAGGGTTTCAAGACGCTCGAGAACTCTCCGCGAGCCGGGCGACATGGATGCCTGTCACTTCAGGCCAGCTCCAGGAGGACCGGGAGCTGTCGAGCAGGGACACGCAGGCCGGGGATCCCGTCGAGGTCCTCAACGGCGCCCGCCTAGACATGTTGCGTTGTCATCCAATGTGCCGCTCCCCCGTTGCGTGGTGATGCACGGTAAACGTGAACTCCCGTAGCGACCATCCCAGTGCCCGGGTTCACGTAGGCTACAATATAAATAATTCTGTCATGACGTATTGAAAGATTGTCGTAAATACATCCGTATTGATTGACATATCTGGCGTGCCGCCCCCGGTGATGCAGGGTAATCGCAGACTCCGGTACCGACCATCCCAAGGGTTGAGTTCAGCGGACTACAAAATAAATAATTATGTCATGACGTATTGAAAGATGGTCGTAAATACGTCCATATTGACTGACATACGTCTAAATTGATTGCTTGACGTACATCTGTCATTATGGACATAAAGAAACCAAGGAGAAGCCCGTGGCAGCAGTGGTTACAGCGATCGGAAACCGCAAAGGCGGAGTAGGCAAGACGTCAGTGACCCTTGGCATGGCCATGGGACTAAGTCTGTTGGGGCGGCGCGTCCTCGTGGTGGACCTTGATCCGCAGGCTAACGCGACTACAGCGCTGGAAGCCGAAGGGGAATTTGATATCTTTGATGTCCTCTACGGGGGGGAGGCCGGAACGCTTGGCCAGGCCATTGTTCGCACTTCATGGACGGGAATAGACGCAGTTCCAGGTTCTGAATCCCTGTCACGCATCGAATCTGAAACTCTAATGACTCCGGAACTCCGCCTCAAAACATCAGCATGGAACTCGGTCGAACTTGAACCATACGACCACATCCTTTTAGACCTCCCGCCCGCCTTGGGTCGGCTTACGCTCAACGGCCTCATATGGGCCAACCGCGTACTCGCCGTCACCGAAGCCGCGGCTTTTTCAGTGCGGGGTGTAACTGAATTTCTCGAAACGGTAAAAAAAGTGACCTCCCTACCTCACTTGAACCCAAGCCTGGAATTCTCGGGCATCGTCATCAACAAGACCAGCGCGCCGTTGACGGGAGAACATTCATACCAGATCAGCGAGCTTCAAGCTGAGTACGGTGACAGCGTGATCCTGCCGGTCATACCACAGCGCACGGCAATGCAGGACTCTGTCAGTTCCAGAACTGCTCTTACCAAACTTTCGGGACCTGGAGCTGCGGCACTGACCGAAATATTCGTTGAACACGCACGCCGCTTGGATAGAGGAAAATAATGGCAACCATCGACAGGAAGTCTTCAATTCGTAAGGCGCCAGCGGCAGACGTAGTCGAAACCCTGACACAGCAATCCGCGAACATATCCGCAGCAGCCTTGGCCCATGAACCGGAGGAACCAGTCCGGAACTCCGCAATCGGCCCTGCCGGGACTGGAGGGGGAGTCAGGCTGGGCCCTGGACGGCCACGTTCCAAGCGACGAATGGAGCCCTTCTCGTCCAAAATCGAAATCAGTCTTCGAGACGAATTGGACGACTACCTTGCCGAACATGGCAAGACGGTCGTTGACTTCCTGGACGAGGCCATCCGCGCACATCTTAAGAGACAATAATACTGTCTGGACAGAAATATTAAAGTCAGTCCTGGTTCAAAATCTAGACGCAACCCGGTTCGCCAAGCCAGGGAACACGCGTCAATGGCCCGCAAAGCGTATCTTCACGCCAAAGCGAACAACCAGCTCCAACGGGCACATCCGGAGTGGGACGGCATGTATGTTGCGGGCCGTTCGGCGTCACGGACGTTCAGGGCGTGTCGATGCCAGTGTTCTGCTGCCGGTGCCGAGGTTTTCTCCACCCGGGTACGGCCTCCTCCAGCGCTTCGAGCCGCCATTGTGCCAAGCGCATGTGGTGGGCGTGGTTGTTTTGGGTTTGGAGCCAGATCGAGAGTGAGCTTTCGGCCTGGGTTGTGACCGGACGGTGGCGGGGGAGCCTTCCCTGCCCGGCCACGAATGCAATGACGTCGGCGAGGCGTTGGCGCCATTGGGTGTCTTGTTCTCGTTCGAGGTCGGTGGTGACCCAGTCTCCGAGGAGCTCGCCGAGTTCCCTGGCCCGTTCCCAGCCCAGTGTTTGTGTCACCAGTGCGTGGCGCTGGGCGCGGAGCCAACCGTAGAGGGAGGTTTCGCCGGTCTCTTGGCCGTGGATGGCGGGGTAGCGGGCGTGGGTGGTGATGAAGTCCCGGAGTTCAAGGAGGCGCCTGTGCCACTGGCGGCCGGGCTTTCGTGGTGCCGCATTGTGTTTGGCGGCGAGTTCCGGGTCCAGGGCGCGACGGCGTTCCAGGTGCCTCTTCACGGTGGGCACCTTTGCCCCGGCCAGTTCGGCGATGCGGGTTGCGGGCACGCCTGCGGCGTAGAGCTGATCCCACTCGGGGTGGGGCCCGTCGTCGCCCTGCATTCTGGTCTTATCCCTCCCGATGGGTCATGGTGGATAGGCCCAGCCTAACGCGCCGACACGCAGCCGCCGCAGCGCCACAACCCCTGACGCAAGGGCCACCGTTGGAACAGGTGCGGCGCATAACGGCTTTATCCGGGCCCCGGCAGGGGGGTCTCCCTTCAGTTCAGACGGCCGGGGCCACCCCCCCCACCTCGCTGTCGGGAATTTCACCTGTTCCACGCCCTTAATCGACCAAAGCCCCATGTAAACCGCTAACTGTTGTGAGTTGCTGTGGATGTCCGTTCCGTTGCCGCTGAAGGCCCGTACACCCCGTTCACAATGTGTTATTTCCGTTGGTGGGCCTTTTGCTGCTTTTGAGGGCGTTGACGGGTTTTGCGCTGCTTCTTGATCCACAGCCACAGGGCGCCGGCGGCC
This region includes:
- a CDS encoding ParA family protein — protein: MAAVVTAIGNRKGGVGKTSVTLGMAMGLSLLGRRVLVVDLDPQANATTALEAEGEFDIFDVLYGGEAGTLGQAIVRTSWTGIDAVPGSESLSRIESETLMTPELRLKTSAWNSVELEPYDHILLDLPPALGRLTLNGLIWANRVLAVTEAAAFSVRGVTEFLETVKKVTSLPHLNPSLEFSGIVINKTSAPLTGEHSYQISELQAEYGDSVILPVIPQRTAMQDSVSSRTALTKLSGPGAAALTEIFVEHARRLDRGK